GCCGAGCCCTCCGGAGGCCAGCGAggatgacgaagaggaggaagaggtgcgaaggaggaggaagagaaagtcgGCAAGAAGAGCGGGTGAAAGAGGGAGCGTGGACACCGAGGCCAGTTTTAAAGAGCAGCCGACGTCCGCGTCCTCCAACATTGATTTTGTGTTTAACTTCGACCAAAGCGACTCTCGCTGCTACTACAAACTCTGCTCCAACATCACCCCCGACAGCGCCCGCAGCCTCCCCCACCCTCTGAATCATCAGCAGGAAGAacaccggggggagggggaggaagagtcgGTCAAGGCAGTCGACCTGGACCCCATCCCCATCCTTCAGCCGCCACCTGGCTTCGGTGACAGCAGCTCGGATGAGGAGTTCTTTGACGCCATAGACCGCTTCACCTCACCTGAAGACTCTACCTCGGGGGCCACGCCAAGAGGTGATTGGGTTTTCATCTTCAGGCTGGTCACATGGAAGTGCAGGCTATTATTTTGGTGCCATCTGGTGGTTGAACACCAAACACTGGTGGTTTTACTACACAAAAGTGCCAACGTTGCACTAAagattaataaaatgtaattttcacaAAGAAGTGGACCACACTTATGACAACTCCAACAGTACCGATGACTGTCTGTACAGATTCACTTTATAGAGCATGTGGAGCTCAATGCAATCAAGCTCTCCAGCCAGAGAAGGGACATGTGTCATGCATCCATTACTCTTGAGTGTTATAGTGAGATATTTTTTAGTTACACAATTACACCCAAGAACTGTGCTTAGGTGCGATTTTCAGGTCCTCCCACGTTCTGCTACTTTATAGTTCTACTCTACTGATGGAAATATTATACATTTGACACCAGTAAATTTATTTAACAGATACGTTCACTATTTATTCTTCAGATACAACGCAAGTTAAAGATTAAACCCAACCATTTTGGCGAGCATGTGACCACGGACAAAAATCTTTGTTCTGATTTGGCCTTTTTCTCAAACATTTTTCTGCCAATAAATTGTTAACAGTTCCACTACAGAATTTCTCCCCTAGAATTCCCTAATGGCTTCATTTCTATAGAGGTCAAATCACTAAAAAAACTGACTTTCTTATTGCATGTCAAACTTTAACACATAATGCTCAATGAAGGACTTTTACTAGTTTTTAgattgttattttaatattcTTATGAACCAGAATAATTTAACTCATCCAACTAGAACACCGAGGTGGCATTGGTTGTGTTGGGGACGGTAGATCgccaaaagttgaaaaatagaCTGCAAGACAGAAAAATTTGGGCACTCCTGACTTATGAATAGGATGCTACAGGATTtcaaacagtgttttataatcTCTCATCTCTCATTATTATGTATCATTGCAATTCATTATTATGATAAAATTAGAATTTCGACTTCCACCATTTTCAACACAATATTGCTGAAGCTGAGATTGTTTTACTATGTTGCAGATATTCGCACAGAGATGAAACTGGACCTCCTCAGCACCCTCAGCCTCAGTGACATCAGAGTCTCTGTGACAGATGCAGACAAAGAtggcaaagaggaagaagacagaAAAGTAGGAGACgaggaaggaggaggcagagaaacGTTGTTTCAGCTCAGAAAAAGATCCCGTAAGCGTCGTTCCTTCGTGGAAACTGATTACACTTCTAGGGTGTCGTATCCAGAGCCAGATCCTGAAGTGAAGGATATTCTCTCTACTAGGCTTCATAAGAACCTCATGGAAGAAGAAAATGATGCACACACTCTGAGTTCAGATCCTGAACCTTCAGAGCAAACCCAGAATCCCAGTCCTACAGTCTCTTCTTTGACCCACTCTGAAGGGGAACCGGCTCAGCTTGAGTCAAAACCCATCCTGTCTAAATCCCAGTCGCGTAGACCTGGGTCTCCTTGTGGTTTAGGGTCTCCTGAGCAGACCAGAGATCCACTGGCCACCTCCAGGACTAGGAAACAAGAAATGGAGATGGAACCTGACGCAATGGAATTCAAATCAGTCACTGATCTGGCGAAGGCATCGTCTCCTACCATCACCGTTGTCCGCTGCCGGGTGGACCCAGATGGAAAGGAAAGTGCTGATCGGAGGGGTGACGGAAAAGAGGGAGGGCGGGAACAAGAGGACGTGGTtgaggggaaggagaagggCGGCGAGGAACAGACAATGGGTGTGTTGGGGAAAGGGACGTTCACTAATCATATGTTTTTGCCAGAAAgcactgaggaggaaaggaaagggaaggaagagaagaaagaggggcTGAGAGGGAACTCATCCAATTCAAAGAGACCAATCATCGGTGCAGAGAGGCAGCTAGAGGCCAATACACCACCTTCGTGTTTGATGGATGCGACTAAAAAGAGGAGTAATGGCCTTTTAGAACCCCATCTCATTGCCCATGAGCAAAACATGGATGAAGAGGGACAAACGCTTGAAGGTGTGCATGAAAAGTTTAACCCTCCATCATACTCACCAcaaccccctccaccctcatCCCCTCTTCCTACTATGCCAGTGCTTCACAAATCTCAAAGTGACTGTTATTTGAGGGGAGAAGTCAGTGGCGAAAACTTGGGAATGAAAATGTCTTCATCTTATCCCGAAGAGATCCCAGAAAGACACAGTGACAAAGCACAATTATATTTAGACATCCGCGCCAGTATTATTGAGGATGATGCCAACGGTGTTGCTAGCTCTACTAGGACTGTTGGCGATGAAGTTACAGACAGCACCAATTCAGACAATGTTTTTTCTGATGACGACATGAGTAATTCCTTAATTTCTAGTTCAAGTGACAAGAAGGATGAGTGGGCTATAGCTGGTAGGCAAAGCATCAGCTCAACTTTGGCTACAAGAAGTGACGATGATTCTCAAATGGGTAAGAATTCTCCAACTAACAGTGAAGCTCCTACAATTATTAGTTCAGTAAATTCTGACTATTCGCGAGCTATAAACTCCATCACTGCAAAGCTCGGAGTTGCAACAAGTGCAACATCTTCTACATTTATTTCAGGTACCAGATTGCGATGTGACGTTACACATGAAATTGCTTCGGGTTTGACTGAAAATGAGGACAAAATCTTAAGTGATTCCACTATGCAAAGTGCTCCAGGCAAAAAAAGCTTGGCTAGTCCTAGCTTAGCGAAGGCTAATGCCGTCACATTACACAATCTTTCCAAGATGCCTCCTTCTCCAACTCACTTCCTCTTCCAGACCTGTTCCCCTGGCATTATGGGTAGCTTATCTTCCTCCACACTCAGGGGGAAGATTCAGAATTTACCCCTTTACTTATCACGCTCACAGGAAACCCTCAACCAAGCTGGGATGGGCAACGTACGTCACAGTTCAGCTGAGGACAACAGTAAGGACAAAGTCGAGACCAAAGTCACCATCAAAGTTACAGACGTTGATGACGTCACACAAACTATAGGCTTTGAAGAGGGCACAGCTTCAGAATCAGCCGAGTCAGACGATTCAGATACAACAGTTACGGGATCTGAGGTAGATGGGGAGTTTTTTGTGGAAATAAACTCTGCAAAGAGTTTTCAGGCACTGTCAGAGGTAAAGGAATTATGCCCTCCATTGCCGGTCCAGACCGATCCCAAACCCCAACACCGACATCCGCCTCTCAACACCGGACCTATCAAGGATTCACCAGGACCAATAACAGAGCCTCCAGCCACCACAGTGAACGGCCTCCAAAGAGACCCTTCAGGCCTAAAGATGGACACACCTGGCCCCATAAAAGAAGCTCCAGAATCAAAGATGACTGTCACAAGTCCAGGTGAAGACATTCCAGGTCATATAATTACCACTCAATCACGTGCTATCGCCCATCCGATAGTGGTGACCACACAGAATCTAAATGGACCAGGACCCCCTTTTCATAGTCAAGCACAGAAAGTAAGACGGACCAGTACCGACAGACCGTTGATAGCTCTTTGTAGGCCCACAGGGAAAAATGTAATCTCCCCAAAATCACTTTCTTCAGGCTGCAGGGTGTTTACTATCTGTGAGGATTCATCCCAGACAAAGAGCCCAGCCATGGCGGCTACTACCCCACCCTTGAAACATGATTTTAGCTGTACTTCTGTGCTGGGGTCTGGATGTGAGTCAGTAGTGGAAGAGGTGCAGGTGCCTCTGGAGGCTTGTGGTTGTCCGACGATCTATACCAACTGCTTCGGCAGCGGGGACAGCTTTGACGAGGAGCTGACAGTCTACGAGTTCTCCTGCCGCGCACAGAGCAGCGCCGTGGCTCAAACTTCTTCTGCAGCAGTTCTTCCTCTCGTAAACTCTCCGcccatttcctctttcctctccacctccccctccctctctccctccttcccacgCTCcaaccttttctcctcctctgcctctgagCTCAGCCCTCTACTCTCGCCGTTATCTGACCCGTCCGACCGTTTCCTGCCCCAAACGCACAAGGACAACATTGGTCGGCTCGGCCAGCAGCGCTACCCGGAACCCCCGAAAGGTTTCCAGGTACTCCGCATAGACGTAGACCAGCTCCTTTCCATTCTGGAGAGCGGTGCGGACAGATCCGTAGCAGGCCCCGGATGTCGCCACCCAAGGGACTCCTGCCCTGCCCACTTTACCGAGAACAAGAGGGTGCTCCAGCTGGAGGCACGGCGGTTGATGTCGGGCTGCCAGAAGGTGGTGGGGATTGGCCAGAGCCCCGAGGAAATGCTCCATTCCCTGGCGGACAGCTTCCGGACCCTGGTGGAGTTGGCGGGTATATGCCTCTGGTTCTCTGGTTGCGAAAGGTGTGACCGAAGGAACGCAGAGGCCGTGGCCGGTCTGGCGGATGTGGCCCGTTCATTCAGGGACTTCTGCCTGGCAGCAGAGCGGGCCAGCAGCAAGCGCAGCTGCCAGGACCTGAGCTCCAAGCTGCTAGCGAAGCAGTGCACCGCGCTCACCGCCTCCGTCTTCTGCCTCACCCAGCTGTTCCGCACCCTCACCGCGCTGTGAGCCGGCAGCAATCTCTGAAGTCTTATGGACCACAGGCAGCCCGTGGTGTGGAAACTCTGCCACACGGGGTCACCAGTGAGCCCGGGGCAGATGCAGGTGTGGGCGGCACTCGGGCCGGCCATGTATGGGACGGGCGGTGTGAGGGGAGGTTACCTCGGAAACACAGTGATGTCACTGAGGAATGGCAACAAGCTGCCTCAACGTCATGGAGCCTGTTGGAGATCGTCGAGGTGCATGTGGTTACTGACTATATGCTGTGCACGCACCGCAGGGGTGCTGCTTGTTTCCCAGTAGTGAGGAACTGATGTACTGAATGTATTATAGGTTATTAATtaggtttatttattcatttatttattgaattatCGGTTACTACAGTGAGCAAATAAGGAAtgtaaagagaagaaagaaagcaatGTGGAAATGTTTACAGGCATGTCTTTAGATGGAGTAGTGGGCcttttacacacatacacaagcacACAACTTCAAACACATAAAGAGAATCTGTATTTGATTCTGTTCATACACATGCCTTTTGTGTGACTGATTGACCGCGTTACGATAAGAAACCCTTCAGTTTACTGATGCTTATAAATCTTTACATTCTCCAGGTGACAAGTGGGGGGGACTTCTCTGAATGTTACTGTTTACAAGACCAAAAATCTAGAGTGAAAAGTGATCCCACAAATCAAGCCTGAAACTGTGTTTGCCATTTTATAAATCTAATAGCAGAATGCTGATGTATGCGCATTACGTAACTTCATGAAAAAACTGTTTGGATGAGATGCAGTCCTTTgcacatttaatttgttttcattttgttcacaGACTCAGTATGGTTTATTGACatgtaatacatttatttgtcaACACTCTTTCTCTACGCCCTGTGGAAACACCGAACTCTCCTGTGCATGGTGGTGTGTCTGTCAACACCCAGTCTTTTCCATACAATTCATCTTTAGTACCAACGTGTCCATCGAGAACAGGAATCTCCAGTATTCGATTGGTGACTTGGTCACACTTTCCGATAGATATTTAGGGCACATAACATTGTTTATGGGAATTTTAGGTCCTAAGATTTTGGCAACTGTCAGGAACGACTTACACAAAGTGCATTATTATTACAGATTTCCCGGTATGTCCACAGATAGGGGTAAACCAGTGAGTGAAGATGAGCGGGATAGCCCGAGCAGTGCAGTATGCAGCACATGCTGAATTGAGTGAGAGAGTCTCAGAACATCTATAAAACTGACCTAATCATTGGATGACATTCGAGTTTGTCGATCTCCCCACATTTGCCACAGAACCATGTACAATACTGACTTACATGAATCTTATTATTGTGGATAAGCTGACACAATACAGCATTTTCACTTGGAATGTTTCTTTAAGTACAAAGGATTGATGCCCACCGGACCTGCATGTTCACTGGAGAAAGTTATCAGAACGAATTTCACCACTACAGTGCTGGGAACACAATCTGTTGCAAACAGTGTttctatatacagtatatatttgtAATGGCAATTGAAATTTAATTGAAATTATTGTTAACTTgtcctgttttgttttcctgggtTTGCAAAAGAACATCTTTTCCTCTATTGTATTCCCTATTTTATGCAGTgaagaatttcattacttttactatGATCTCCATGAGACAATTGCCCTAAACAACTGATGGAAAACTTTTTAAATAATCTGTGCTCACAAAGCATGCTTTAATAAGCCATAAACTGCATTGTTGTTTCATCAGGGATTTTATCTGTGAATGACTGAATGATGTCGTCTGCTCTTGCTTTGTAATGCTCAACTACCACCATTAAAAACAATgtcaagattttctttttatgattCTTCATTGCTGACCCATTTGTCCCCTCTGATTACCAGGACAGGTGTAGGAGACATGCAGAACTTAAAGCAGTGCAACAAAGACTCACATAGGATGGTGCATATGTAAAGACCTGCATCACTTTTAGTTTGGCTAATTGTGCCCGAGAGCACAGCAGAAAACAGAATTGGCATAAATCATCAATATATTTCTATAATATACTTAAAGGATGTAAAATCCTTATCCGGTGGTGTTATCGTAGCAACAACGTTGGAACCTACTCAAAACTAGTTTATAGCAAAAGAATTGTGATTAATAACAATGAACACAAAGTTTGTAACCTTCGTCTAGGGGGCAAGTGTAACAGCAGTCAcagttgcatgtgtgtgcagaaacAATGACATCGAGACTCCTCGATGGGCATTTCTGCACATATCGGTATTCATAAATCAGGTAAGCGGGGTTAGTTTTTGGTAGATCGTCCGAAAGACAAGCTAAACTTCTGAAGACTAGCGTACTAACTGTACTTTTAGACCTCATCATTGATCTTGTTGTTTTCCCATTAAGGAAATGTTCAGGAAATCTTTCGTCAGTCCCACAGCAAGGAATTCAACAAACAATTATGGCCAGTACGGAGGTCGCACCCACTTCCTTCAGGGCTATCAGCACCACGCTCTAACAAACTGAGCCAACTGGCCGTGTGACGCTTCATGCACTCAACCAATGTTTCAAACAAAATAACTTTGGTCCAAAAAAGACTGATTGTCAGGAAGCAAGATGGCGCGAGGCCATTAGAACCATCTACGCACCGCAGTCAGAGGTCGCAGGGAAAACCCAAGAATTTAGCAATAAAACGGTGACACAGAGCGACAGGAATCACGTGGGAAAGCCAAAAAACTGACGGCGAGACAACGGAcgcacatggcttaaatacctgaaggaaggtgcaggtgattggacgcaGGAGGGAACAGGTAGAGACGAGGTAGACAATCACAAGGGTGGGAAAAACTTACCGGGGGAGAAAGTACAGCTAACGCAGGGACACGAGACAGAGAGAAATCCAAAATAAAACTACCAATAACGCAAAATGCAATGTTTATCTTATTACTTTGAATATTTTCTCTGCCCAATATGAATTAGTTATATCAGACCTATCTCCATTATCGTTTCATGTAAAGGACATTTACAAGACGAACACAACAACATGTCCGGTGATTTGCGTCTTTGCATTTTATtacatacaaaataatacaattctCTAACTTCTAGGCTCCGATAATTAGAGAAAATACTagcatgcttctttttttaaccaactaacTAGGTGGGGAGGTTGTTCAAAATAATGTAGGGGAAAGTTCCCCTCTTTggtgaaaagaaaaacgttTATTGTAGTTAATGAAACTATCTAAGACTCACTGACATGGATTAATATTTCAGAAAGTGATCAAATCCAAAAGGGCTGAGTCAGAAAGTGACGGATTTCACAGTGACATCACAGCGTACATTGTGTTAGTGAATTGTCATTATTGATTCATAATTGTATTGAAATTTCAGTATTGCAGTGCCGACTGTATTTCAGTGTGAATGTGGTGGTTTGTCAGCCTTCCAGTAAAAGCTTTGCATCTGCGTTAGGTTGTTCTTTCCCctgaaaaaaaagcagctcaACAAAGAGCTTTGGTatcatgtttgttttctctgcctGTTCTTACCTTTGGTTACTTAGTAGCGTGATCTGTGCTGTTTCTCTACCTGCTTCGTGCGGACTTATGGGAGCGGTAACTTGTAAAGTGCGTGTGATCCATCAGAGGAGGATTCCGTTTCCTCCGCTGGGCTTTTCTCATCAACACTGGACCCTCCTACTGGATGTCAAACAGAGACCGGAGGTCGCCAGGTTACTCCCAACTGTTTTTTCGTCTCCATGGGAGcagagtggaggagaggaacgagTGTGTGAATGCATTGCTACAGAATGAGGAGAACTCGTTGCCTTGTTAGCCTTATCAGGGCGCACGTTGATTCCTCTGCTGTTTACTGATGAGCTCATGTGTTACCTGTCCATAATACAATGTCTTTTAATTCAACTATTTCCGTCTAACAAATTAATAATTTATTATAGTCATTTAATTATGTATTAATAATTTTTGTACTTTaacacaaattatttttttaatactatTGTACCATTTAGGCCCAGACGGTTTTACACTTGGCTTGAATTAACCTGAGAATAAGGTTCAAGAGCCCAGATTAAACTCATCATTTAAGAAATCAAAAAGAGAGATGTAACAAAAAATGCGAAAGAAAAGCACATGACAAACATTTAATGCAACGGatacaatgtttaaaaaaaaacaatacgtTATCAGCATACAGCCCATTAGAGGTAATCTCAGACTTTGACATGAATGCCAGATGACCTATCTACCATTGAACCGCCATGTAGGCTCAGTGTCTTTCTCCTTGTATGTCATCTCAGATTCAAAAGTGGTGTGTCATGGGTGTTGAAAATTAACCGGACTGTGCAAGATGCGAGACCGACACTGAAGTTTGTCTTGGCGGGACCCTAAAGTGGTTATGTATTATAGCTGGCACTTTCTAACATATTCATCTCTGTCAGTTGGACTTTGCCTTTTTGACTGACATAATTGACGGAAAAAGTGTTTGAAAAAGTGTTTGAATATGctgcaaaaagaaatgcaaatcgGTTTCCTGGAGTCCATAACCCGGATGATCCGTCTGGGTCCATCGTGAGATTTGATAAAAGTTCCTGCAAATGAGCGTAGTTAAACTCATATTCTCCCAAACTTTTTGAAACACcccttgttgttttattaacaTTTACAACTGCTTGTAATATGTAATACAAAAGCTAAACTATATAGATTTGTAATAGCACAAATGAGACACAATAGACACACTCATTGTGTGACTGCACTTACATGCCATTATGCAGTGGTGCCATATAAGTTATACAGTAGTATAATGTAGCGTAACTCTACATTCTCGAGGCAAATACTGTACTTTTTACTCCCCATGGATGTGATGACTTTAGATGACGAAGAGTAACTCAACTAATAAATTATATCATGTTCTTATAGATTAAGAGAACAAGTAGGGAATTatacaatgtatttaaaattAGCTCCACATTTACCAGCTACAGTGATGTGGATGTTAATGTATGATCCAAAAATTCTATACATATTATTCTGAAATGTGCCATTCTTCTCTGaattatgttttaaaatgtttctaagGCGTGTTTGAGTAGCATAAAAATcgctgtataaataaaatgtattaacattattattaagagtaATTTTActctttaatacattttaacccTTTTGTAATTTCTTCTCCATTTTTACACTGTGCTATTTCTACTTGTACCCAGTAAACGAACCTAGTAGTTCTCCGAGTACTTTAGCGGGACTCTCCTGCGCTCAGGCGCCAATGTCAATCGTCCATTCAAACGTCCTGCGCTGAAGTCAACTGGACTTTATAAAGTGCCCGTGAATGCAACGTGAGCTCTCCCCGTTGGCAGTGACGCACCAAAACAGCTGCACGAGGCGGTTGGCTGCGACACCTTTCTCGCACACCACGTGCGTAACCTTccgcccccaccctccaccaccaccctgATAACCCTGGTAACCACCGCTGTCACAACGGGGGGGAAACCAAGTGAGAGAAAACCAGCGCGGCCTGAACACACCGCACCGATGGAGGCTTCTGCTCGGGCGCCAGTTGGATACTCggagggggtgaaggagggTTTGAAAGCGGATGAAGCCGCTCGCTCCTCGCGGGGCTGCGGGGGCGCCTGGGACGGTTGTTTGAAGAAAATGCTCAACTTTATACCCCCCGACTACCGGAAAGAGCTGGTTCAACTTTTCAAGCTGGCGGGACCTGTGGTAAGAGAATACATGGCtacctgttgtttgtttgtttgtttttgtttacaataGCTGTGCATTCGAGACCCGGTGCTATACTCTACACCCCGTTGTTTAAACGATTGGGTTATTGTTATTATCGCATAAAGAAAATTAGGAATACTGTCCCGTTATACTAACAAACTTAATTTTAGTGGTTAAAAAAAGGGTGGTGTATCATACATGTTTTCGTTGTGAATTTGTTTTCAAAATTGGCGAATGCCTAACCACTAATATACAATTGTTAGGTTGTTGTTTAGGTAATACCATGCAGCTTACTAAACAGAAAAATATATCATCATTACAAGATGCTCGACCTTGACTTTAAACGTCTActtttttaacttaattaatatgtattaattattcataaacgattttatatatatatatatatatatatatatatatatatatatatatatatatatatatatatatatatatatatatatttcttggatagaagcagaaaataaaaatacaatttcaggGAAAATAAACTATGGAAATAAAAGTGCAGAAATATACGTGGAAAAGTTAGTTTAGAATTCTGTGTTTGTCGCCCTATTTTGGATCAATTTGGAActtcattttcagattcaacATGTGGCTCTGAGTCACTTGAATCTGGATTTACCTTTTTTCTATCTCCCTCATGGTCACTgtcaggatctccaatccccccgagttggttgatgagaaggccgcagcacgttgatcaattaaaatcaaaaagttaacatttatttagaagagaaaaagattacatgagcaattctccgcagatatctggctctaactattgcttgcaggAGGTCAGATACAcaagcacgtatctcagcgttcggtgtaatggtgtctccgagcagtaaaaccGCTGACTTTTTATACACATGAAGACCAGTGCCGGgcacgagaagctgcaaagcaggttgagataagaacccaggtgaagctgagggtagcacacacatacagacacacgtcctcctcagtggccggtgcaaatcataattgaTTGACAtgaagtaaaaacgtggatccggaactttcgtaccgaataagatatgaactaaggccatgaacagaagtcctttgttttgaatcgtctatgagatcgagtcgaccgtcgtcccttctcaggacacagctgcaaactaacattttgtatcatgctgctctttgcacatcagggtcaaatacaggacacttgagacacggctttagcacaaaacaatgttataacatattttaccattacatgcatctcacagcacCTGATGGTTCATTGTGCAAAGGGAAGTCAGAGTGCATAGAACACTCCTCCAGGGCAGATATGGCAGATTCCTCCAGTGCCAACGTGCTGTTCAATTCAAATCCTTTGGTTTTGTTCagcccaaaatgacaaattagcATCAGAGAGCTttgtgtaaacatgcaacatcctctctGCACAGAAAAAACTCCACCCCAaatgggagggaaaaaaagctgcAGCAAAACCTGATGCAGAATAGCCGAGGGGTAGGTTTGTAGAGAATGAACAGCTTAGATGAGATGGGCAGTACGTTCAAGTCCTACTACAGAAATTATTTGGATATCGAGAGTAGCTAGTAGGCCAGATGTAatgcaggaccactgcagggacaacctcCACCAGTTGTAACCTCCACCAGAtgcaaccaccatccac
The sequence above is a segment of the Gasterosteus aculeatus chromosome 9, fGasAcu3.hap1.1, whole genome shotgun sequence genome. Coding sequences within it:
- the frmpd1a gene encoding uncharacterized protein frmpd1a isoform X2 — encoded protein: MREKDLRKAIGYHMKKSQSLNDPKQKGLSVDQTRVNYLEELSELKSFGGKSFSATMMLQDRESMVTLLVGARYGVSQVVNHKLSILSTLTEFSSITRIELLPESDKVSLVKIYLQDIKPITLLLESTAAKDMSCLIGGYCRVFVDPNLNVFPWMHNSKKHRVSAEEGYVSRCGSDSDTSSDLDMEALVNLVSCDERPGHRVRSSSDPEGRKRKDRNRRRNKDGKETGAKPWEDKKQKEEKDADTEKERSPPDKNRARESEGAVHNEETERGQDGPQAQTEIADNDSGELGGEEGHEGGDEVRAAEEQPSLSEASDSWNNDPRVIASPSCDSLDALEEDDLISCSSSSFHSGAPSQIHSHSPVQLHPYSQWHVQPHLLAPPPAHVHPLVHLKSQERQGGGGRRSGDGADPQLLAAPSPCLSIHRTQKCSGDHFPEDSSMCFAELSRLVDFLPSPPEASEDDEEEEEVRRRRKRKSARRAGERGSVDTEASFKEQPTSASSNIDFVFNFDQSDSRCYYKLCSNITPDSARSLPHPLNHQQEEHRGEGEEESVKAVDLDPIPILQPPPGFGDSSSDEEFFDAIDRFTSPEDSTSGATPRDIRTEMKLDLLSTLSLSDIRVSVTDADKDGKEEEDRKVGDEEGGGRETLFQLRKRSRKRRSFVETDYTSRVSYPEPDPEVKDILSTRLHKNLMEEENDAHTLSSDPEPSEQTQNPSPTVSSLTHSEGEPAQLESKPILSKSQSRRPGSPCGLGSPEQTRDPLATSRTRKQEMEMEPDAMEFKSVTDLAKASSPTITVVRCRVDPDGKESADRRGDGKEGGREQEDVVEGKEKGGEEQTMGVLGKGTFTNHMFLPESTEEERKGKEEKKEGLRGNSSNSKRPIIGAERQLEANTPPSCLMDATKKRSNGLLEPHLIAHEQNMDEEGQTLEGVHEKFNPPSYSPQPPPPSSPLPTMPVLHKSQSDCYLRGEVSGENLGMKMSSSYPEEIPERHSDKAQLYLDIRASIIEDDANGVASSTRTVGDEVTDSTNSDNVFSDDDMSNSLISSSSDKKDEWAIAGRQSISSTLATRSDDDSQMGKNSPTNSEAPTIISSVNSDYSRAINSITAKLGVATSATSSTFISGTRLRCDVTHEIASGLTENEDKILSDSTMQSAPGKKSLASPSLAKANAVTLHNLSKMPPSPTHFLFQTCSPGIMGSLSSSTLRGKIQNLPLYLSRSQETLNQAGMGNVRHSSAEDNSKDKVETKVTIKVTDVDDVTQTIGFEEGTASESAESDDSDTTVTGSEVDGEFFVEINSAKSFQALSEVKELCPPLPVQTDPKPQHRHPPLNTGPIKDSPGPITEPPATTVNGLQRDPSGLKMDTPGPIKEAPESKMTVTSPGEDIPGHIITTQSRAIAHPIVVTTQNLNGPGPPFHSQAQKVRRTSTDRPLIALCRPTGKNVISPKSLSSGCRVFTICEDSSQTKSPAMAATTPPLKHDFSCTSVLGSGCESVVEEVQVPLEACGCPTIYTNCFGSGDSFDEELTVYEFSCRAQSSAVAQTSSAAVLPLVNSPPISSFLSTSPSLSPSFPRSNLFSSSASELSPLLSPLSDPSDRFLPQTHKDNIGRLGQQRYPEPPKGFQVLRIDVDQLLSILESGADRSVAGPGCRHPRDSCPAHFTENKRVLQLEARRLMSGCQKVVGIGQSPEEMLHSLADSFRTLVELAGICLWFSGCERCDRRNAEAVAGLADVARSFRDFCLAAERASSKRSCQDLSSKLLAKQCTALTASVFCLTQLFRTLTAL